Proteins encoded by one window of Cystobacter ferrugineus:
- a CDS encoding serine/threonine-protein kinase: MQAAAPRAARSSQLLQEYLAQDVVPREVSIARFMRGMVSFSCVAALLLSGPIGWKLSLCLAALTGALSLYYTLMLRALRQGGFHPAMQWVDSALTVSIPAVVFLADVYFNGAVYALTTPPAYAWGTLIVVCALRTNRHLAYFAAALAALEYLLLYLLVAQPRLPPDSPDTLELPMVFLRCVFLFSYGPLTATLGTLIMNKAGEALRAIREKDVMGKYFLHERLGVGGMAEVFRATYSPEGGFEKQVAIKRVLPAYADNEEFLALFRREAELGSLLNHPNIVQVLDLGRHQGTVFLALEYVDGLSLSTLLQRVRRLPPAAVAYIGAEMALALAYMHGRTGRRGEPLGLVHRDLNPPNILLSRIGEVKLSDFGVARAANQLALTRAQTVRGKAGYMAPEQAHGLALDGRADLFALGLTLYEALTGQPALHGENDAELMVASTQQDVPPPSHLVPGISPALDAIIAGLLRRDLAQRTRSAEVLGRQFLALPGAEAPYVHGQRQLIDALREATTQTATPVQPLQLTPDLALTEAAEALPAPHVNRR; this comes from the coding sequence ATGCAAGCCGCCGCACCGCGAGCCGCGCGCTCATCCCAGTTGCTGCAGGAGTACCTGGCCCAGGACGTCGTCCCCCGGGAGGTGTCCATTGCCCGGTTCATGCGCGGGATGGTGTCGTTCAGTTGCGTGGCGGCGCTGCTGCTCTCCGGGCCGATCGGCTGGAAGCTGTCGTTGTGCCTCGCGGCGCTGACGGGGGCGTTGAGTCTCTATTACACGCTCATGCTGCGCGCCCTGCGGCAGGGCGGCTTCCACCCGGCGATGCAGTGGGTGGACAGCGCCCTCACGGTGTCCATTCCCGCCGTGGTGTTCCTCGCCGACGTGTACTTCAACGGGGCCGTGTACGCGCTCACCACGCCGCCAGCGTATGCCTGGGGCACGCTCATCGTCGTGTGCGCGCTGCGCACCAACCGCCATCTGGCGTACTTCGCCGCGGCGCTCGCGGCGCTGGAGTACCTGCTGCTCTATCTGCTGGTGGCCCAGCCCCGGCTGCCCCCCGACTCCCCGGACACGCTGGAACTGCCCATGGTGTTCCTGCGCTGCGTGTTCCTCTTCTCCTACGGCCCGCTCACGGCGACGCTCGGCACGCTCATCATGAACAAGGCCGGCGAGGCGCTGCGCGCCATCCGGGAGAAGGACGTGATGGGCAAGTACTTCCTCCACGAGCGGCTGGGCGTGGGCGGCATGGCCGAGGTGTTCCGCGCCACCTACAGCCCCGAGGGCGGCTTCGAGAAACAGGTGGCCATCAAGCGCGTGCTGCCCGCGTACGCGGACAACGAGGAGTTCCTCGCCCTGTTCCGGCGCGAGGCGGAGCTGGGCTCGCTGCTCAACCACCCCAACATCGTCCAGGTGCTCGACCTGGGCCGGCACCAGGGCACGGTCTTCCTCGCCCTGGAGTACGTGGACGGCCTGTCGCTGAGCACGCTCCTGCAGCGCGTGCGGCGGCTGCCTCCGGCGGCGGTGGCCTATATCGGCGCGGAGATGGCCCTGGCGCTCGCGTACATGCACGGGCGCACGGGCCGCCGCGGCGAGCCGCTCGGTCTCGTGCACCGCGACCTCAACCCGCCCAACATCCTCCTGTCGCGCATCGGCGAGGTGAAGCTGTCGGACTTCGGCGTCGCGCGCGCGGCCAATCAGCTCGCCCTCACCCGCGCCCAGACGGTGCGCGGCAAGGCGGGCTACATGGCCCCCGAGCAGGCCCATGGTCTGGCGCTGGACGGCCGCGCGGATCTCTTCGCCCTGGGCCTCACGCTGTACGAGGCCCTCACTGGTCAGCCCGCGCTCCACGGAGAGAACGACGCCGAGCTGATGGTCGCCTCCACCCAGCAGGACGTGCCCCCGCCCTCGCACCTGGTGCCGGGCATCTCGCCCGCCCTGGACGCCATCATCGCCGGCCTGCTGCGCAGGGACCTGGCGCAGCGCACGCGCTCGGCGGAGGTGCTGGGGCGGCAGTTCCTGGCGCTCCCGGGCGCCGAGGCCCCGTATGTCCATGGCCAGCGGCAGTTGATCGACGCCCTGCGCGAGGCCACCACGCAGACCGCCACGCCCGTGCAGCCCCTGCAACTCACGCCCGACCTGGCCCTGACCGAGGCGGCCGAGGCGCTGCCCGCGCCCCATGTGAACCGACGCTGA
- a CDS encoding family 43 glycosylhydrolase, with product MLISPRPQATPWKAATLLRVMVCGLFVLIAPRAHASGTFVNPLNTSADPWMQYHNGSYYLATTQGSSIKIWKAASISGLLTATPTTVWTGCCNVWASEFHLLNGPNGPRWYLYYTKDDGTDVNHRMYVLESSGTDPLGPYTDKGRIATDPNNQYYAIDGSVLRKSDGSLYFLWAGHPGHLLYIAPMSNPWTISGARVNIPASGFGCTEVREGPVVLQRNGRIFLTYSACDTGKPDYRLGMLTANESSNVMNPASWSQTANPVFQRNDANGAFGPGHHGFFKSPDGTEDWIIYHAKTTTEFTYNGRTTRAQRITWNADGTPNFGGPVSLGATLTKPSGDNGPSPITLNDNATGTGLQQFEYTGSWSYGPSCGVGCYQGDDHYSNTANASVQVRFNGTRIVLYGAKDPSHGIGAVSIDGGAETLVDFYQSPRQGHQVMYISPVLSAGPHTLKLRVTGTKNGASGGYYLTIDRVDISASATDATRYEAEHAQLTNARVASIASASNGQKAGYIDYADSAVRFTVNVPKAGTHAVTVRYANGWGASSHNVSVNGGAPFGVNYANNGVDVWSSLTLQVPLNAGNNTLTFTKGSNFTELDYLELPRYEAENATIFHAAIASQASASNGQKVGYIDYADSFVEFRVNVPSSGTYTLRTLYSNGWGASSHNISVNGGAPFSQSYANNGVDVWTAATTTVNLNAGTNTIRFTKGAQFTELDYIEIYR from the coding sequence GTGCTGATCTCCCCGCGCCCCCAAGCCACCCCATGGAAGGCCGCTACGCTGCTGCGCGTGATGGTGTGCGGCCTCTTCGTGCTCATCGCGCCGCGTGCCCACGCATCGGGGACGTTCGTCAACCCGCTGAACACCAGTGCGGACCCGTGGATGCAGTACCACAACGGCTCCTACTACCTGGCCACCACCCAGGGGAGTTCGATCAAGATCTGGAAGGCGGCGTCGATCTCGGGCCTGCTGACAGCCACGCCGACGACCGTGTGGACCGGCTGCTGCAACGTCTGGGCATCCGAGTTCCACCTGCTCAACGGCCCGAACGGCCCGCGCTGGTACCTCTACTACACCAAGGACGATGGGACCGACGTCAACCACCGCATGTACGTCTTGGAGAGCAGCGGCACGGATCCGCTGGGCCCCTACACGGACAAGGGCCGGATCGCGACCGATCCCAACAACCAGTACTACGCCATCGACGGCAGCGTCCTGCGCAAGAGCGACGGCTCGCTGTACTTCCTCTGGGCCGGGCACCCGGGGCACCTGCTCTACATCGCGCCGATGAGCAACCCGTGGACCATCAGCGGCGCCCGGGTCAACATCCCCGCGTCGGGCTTTGGATGCACCGAGGTGCGTGAAGGCCCGGTGGTGCTCCAGCGCAACGGTCGGATCTTCCTGACCTACTCCGCTTGCGACACGGGCAAGCCGGACTACAGGCTTGGCATGCTCACCGCCAACGAGAGCAGCAACGTGATGAACCCCGCCTCCTGGTCACAGACGGCCAACCCGGTGTTCCAGCGCAACGATGCCAACGGGGCCTTCGGGCCTGGGCACCATGGGTTCTTCAAGTCGCCCGATGGGACCGAGGACTGGATCATCTATCACGCGAAGACCACCACCGAGTTCACGTACAACGGCCGCACGACCCGAGCGCAGCGCATCACCTGGAATGCCGATGGGACGCCGAACTTCGGCGGCCCGGTGTCCCTCGGAGCCACGCTGACCAAGCCCTCGGGTGACAACGGGCCCAGCCCCATCACGCTGAACGACAACGCCACCGGCACGGGCCTCCAGCAGTTCGAGTACACCGGGAGTTGGAGCTACGGGCCTTCCTGCGGGGTCGGCTGCTACCAGGGAGATGATCACTACTCCAACACCGCCAACGCCTCCGTGCAGGTGCGCTTCAACGGCACGCGGATCGTCCTTTATGGCGCGAAGGACCCCTCGCACGGCATCGGGGCGGTCTCGATCGATGGGGGGGCGGAGACGCTCGTGGACTTCTACCAGTCACCGCGCCAGGGCCATCAGGTCATGTACATCAGCCCGGTGCTCAGCGCTGGTCCGCACACGCTCAAGCTCCGCGTCACCGGGACCAAGAATGGCGCCTCCGGTGGCTACTACCTCACGATCGATCGGGTCGACATCAGCGCCAGCGCGACCGATGCCACCCGGTACGAGGCCGAGCACGCGCAGTTGACGAATGCCCGTGTCGCCAGCATCGCGAGCGCGTCGAACGGGCAGAAGGCCGGCTACATCGACTACGCGGACAGCGCGGTGCGCTTCACCGTCAACGTCCCCAAGGCCGGCACGCACGCGGTCACCGTGCGCTATGCCAATGGCTGGGGGGCTAGCAGCCACAATGTCTCGGTCAACGGGGGAGCGCCCTTCGGCGTGAACTATGCCAACAACGGGGTGGATGTCTGGAGTTCGCTGACGTTGCAGGTGCCCCTGAACGCGGGGAACAACACGCTCACCTTCACGAAGGGCAGCAACTTCACCGAGCTGGACTACCTCGAACTGCCCCGCTACGAGGCCGAGAACGCGACGATCTTCCACGCCGCGATCGCCTCCCAGGCCAGCGCGTCGAACGGGCAGAAGGTTGGCTACATCGATTACGCGGACAGCTTCGTGGAGTTCCGGGTCAATGTCCCCAGCTCGGGCACCTATACCCTGCGCACGCTCTACAGCAACGGCTGGGGCGCCAGCAGCCACAACATCTCGGTCAATGGCGGCGCTCCCTTCAGCCAGAGCTATGCCAACAACGGCGTCGATGTCTGGACGGCGGCCACCACCACCGTGAACCTCAACGCGGGCACCAACACCATCCGCTTCACGAAGGGGGCCCAGTTCACGGAGCTGGATTACATCGAGATCTACAGGTGA
- a CDS encoding DUF1761 domain-containing protein, with protein sequence MTEAFSQMNWLAVLVATVAHFALGGVWYMVLFPKQYRASLGKGDQPAQKPGPLFMVGPFVCSAINIATTVFLLRALGITTYGDALLLGAIVGIGYLVPMTVNIAINPNFPRPFYYSLISGPMFTLGSLMSAAIMVAMS encoded by the coding sequence ATGACCGAAGCATTCTCACAAATGAACTGGCTGGCCGTTCTGGTGGCGACCGTCGCCCATTTTGCCCTGGGCGGCGTCTGGTACATGGTGCTGTTTCCCAAGCAATACAGGGCCTCGCTCGGCAAGGGCGACCAGCCGGCGCAGAAGCCGGGTCCACTGTTCATGGTGGGGCCGTTCGTGTGCAGCGCGATCAACATCGCGACGACCGTGTTCCTCCTGCGCGCGCTCGGCATCACGACCTACGGCGATGCGCTGCTCCTGGGGGCGATCGTCGGCATCGGCTATCTGGTGCCGATGACGGTCAATATCGCCATCAACCCCAACTTCCCGCGGCCGTTCTACTACAGCCTGATCAGCGGCCCGATGTTCACGCTGGGCAGCCTGATGTCGGCGGCGATCATGGTCGCGATGTCGTAG
- a CDS encoding endo alpha-1,4 polygalactosaminidase produces the protein MRYTLARLSLTLLAVITACHEPPQAEIESGAPEAAALTNARTLTCSTLQVLRGSIGSGQSAQALATQTLSGTEDRWAEYVEFAANSSATCTHALPLDVSASAVQAAEVGINYRGPLRSEMRWLFEAWDYQAGAWVVVGDNTFASSWTWTSTSLALPAPVGRFVSGGPFKLRYSTSSSADASQLDLLVVRLQLEGTDAGSTTPDSGTSTPDAGGSTPDAGTTDAGTSTPVPWEGVTSFTYQLTNYANNKLDQIAASKFNLAIIELSRDGSDDYFRSDELAAVKATGKQVLAYFEIGAIEEYRPEWSLVPADMKLGAVDGWPDEQYVKYWDERWWPIVQGRIDQALAAGFTGCYLDMVVTYEEIPANAAGTNREDLARKMVALISRISQYAKSKNPSFKVMPQNSPELIDYEGYLGAIDGLGMEDMYWSDDKACSADWCAENRNNAARVRAAGKLVLSVDYAVQAAHIADAYTRSRAAGFVPYVSVRALNKMTVNAGWDPQ, from the coding sequence GTGAGATACACTCTGGCCCGACTCTCTCTGACCTTGCTCGCGGTCATCACCGCGTGCCACGAGCCCCCCCAGGCGGAGATTGAGTCAGGAGCTCCCGAAGCGGCGGCACTCACCAACGCCCGGACCCTGACGTGCTCCACCCTCCAGGTGCTGCGCGGCTCCATCGGCTCGGGGCAGAGTGCGCAGGCACTCGCCACCCAGACCCTGTCCGGCACCGAGGATCGCTGGGCCGAGTACGTGGAGTTCGCCGCCAACAGCTCGGCGACGTGCACCCATGCGCTGCCTTTGGACGTGAGCGCTTCGGCGGTACAGGCCGCCGAGGTGGGCATCAACTACCGCGGCCCCTTGCGCTCGGAGATGCGCTGGCTCTTCGAGGCCTGGGACTACCAGGCGGGTGCCTGGGTGGTGGTGGGTGACAACACCTTCGCCAGTTCCTGGACGTGGACGTCCACCTCGCTCGCGCTCCCCGCGCCCGTGGGACGCTTCGTGAGCGGTGGCCCCTTCAAGCTGCGCTACAGCACGTCGTCGTCGGCGGATGCCTCGCAGCTCGACCTGCTGGTGGTGCGTCTCCAGCTCGAGGGGACGGACGCGGGCAGCACCACGCCGGACTCGGGGACCTCCACTCCCGACGCCGGTGGCTCCACGCCAGACGCGGGTACCACCGATGCGGGCACCAGCACGCCCGTGCCCTGGGAGGGCGTCACCAGCTTCACCTACCAGCTGACCAATTACGCCAACAACAAGCTGGACCAGATTGCCGCCTCCAAGTTCAACCTGGCCATCATCGAGCTGTCGCGTGACGGGTCGGACGACTACTTCCGGAGCGATGAGCTCGCGGCGGTGAAGGCCACCGGCAAGCAGGTGCTCGCCTACTTCGAGATCGGCGCCATCGAGGAGTACCGCCCCGAGTGGAGCCTGGTGCCGGCGGACATGAAGCTCGGCGCGGTGGACGGCTGGCCGGACGAGCAGTACGTGAAGTACTGGGACGAGCGCTGGTGGCCCATCGTCCAGGGCCGTATCGACCAGGCGCTCGCCGCCGGCTTCACTGGCTGCTACCTGGACATGGTGGTGACCTACGAGGAGATCCCCGCCAACGCCGCGGGCACCAACCGTGAGGACCTGGCGCGCAAGATGGTGGCGCTCATCTCGCGCATCAGCCAGTACGCGAAGTCCAAGAACCCCTCCTTCAAGGTCATGCCGCAGAACTCCCCCGAGCTCATCGACTACGAGGGCTACCTCGGGGCCATCGATGGGCTGGGCATGGAGGACATGTACTGGTCGGACGACAAGGCGTGCTCCGCGGACTGGTGCGCGGAGAACCGGAACAACGCCGCGCGCGTGCGTGCCGCGGGCAAGCTCGTGCTCTCCGTGGACTACGCGGTGCAGGCCGCGCACATCGCGGATGCCTATACCCGCTCGCGTGCGGCCGGCTTCGTCCCCTATGTCTCCGTGCGTGCGCTGAACAAGATGACCGTGAACGCCGGGTGGGATCCGCAGTAG
- the cysT gene encoding sulfate ABC transporter permease subunit CysT: MQPTARRRVLPGFGLTLGLSWFYLGLIVLIPLSALFLKTFSLTWEQFWATVASPRVLAAYRLSFGAAFFAALVNTVFGLLVAWVLVRYRFPGRALVDALVDLPFALPTAVAGLTLTTLYSHNGWYGRYLEAWGIKVAFTPLGVGVALTFIGLPFVVRTVQPVLEELDADVEEAAATLGASPWRTFTHVLLPAVFPALLSGFTLAFARAIGEYGSVVFISGNMPLKTEIAPLLIITRLEQYDYAGATAIAGVMLLVSFALLLVVNLLQRWSHRRLEARPE, encoded by the coding sequence ATGCAACCCACCGCGCGCCGCCGCGTCCTGCCGGGCTTCGGGCTGACGTTGGGCCTGAGCTGGTTCTACCTGGGCCTCATCGTCCTCATTCCGCTGTCGGCCCTCTTCCTCAAGACGTTCAGTCTGACGTGGGAGCAGTTCTGGGCCACCGTGGCCTCGCCCCGCGTGCTCGCCGCCTACCGGCTGAGCTTCGGCGCGGCCTTCTTCGCCGCGCTCGTCAACACCGTCTTCGGACTGCTCGTGGCGTGGGTGCTCGTGCGCTACCGCTTCCCGGGCCGAGCGCTCGTGGACGCGCTGGTGGACCTGCCCTTCGCCCTGCCCACCGCCGTGGCCGGGCTCACGCTCACCACGCTCTACTCGCACAACGGCTGGTACGGGCGCTACCTGGAGGCCTGGGGCATCAAGGTGGCCTTCACCCCGCTAGGCGTGGGCGTGGCGCTCACCTTCATCGGCCTGCCCTTCGTGGTGCGCACCGTGCAGCCCGTGCTCGAGGAGCTCGACGCGGACGTGGAGGAGGCGGCCGCCACGCTCGGCGCCTCGCCGTGGAGGACATTCACGCACGTGCTGCTGCCAGCCGTCTTCCCCGCGCTGCTCAGCGGCTTCACGCTCGCTTTCGCCCGGGCCATCGGCGAGTACGGCTCGGTCGTCTTCATCTCCGGCAACATGCCCTTGAAGACGGAAATCGCGCCGCTACTCATCATCACCCGGCTGGAGCAGTACGACTACGCGGGCGCCACGGCCATCGCCGGGGTCATGCTCCTCGTGTCGTTCGCGCTGCTGCTGGTCGTCAACCTGCTCCAGCGCTGGAGCCATCGCCGGCTCGAGGCCCGGCCCGAGTAG
- a CDS encoding sulfate ABC transporter substrate-binding protein, which produces MKTHHPPLTAPLLTVLLAALSVWTGCSKPAAAPSDAATLLNVSYDPTRELYADLNAAFARQWEAKTGTKPTIKQSHGGSGKQARAVIDGLDADVVTLALAYDIDMLHDKAQLLPADWQSRLPEHSAPYTSTIVFVVRKGNPQGIHDWEDLVRPGVSVITPNPKTSGGARWNYLAAWGHALRKSGGDEAQARQYITALFKNVPVLDSGARGATTTFAERELGDVLLAWENEAYLLTQEVGPERFEIITPSDSILAEPPVAIVDKNVDRKGTRALAEAYLRFLYTEEGQEIAAKHHYRPRSAQAAQKAGKSLAPVKLFTLEEVAGGWKQAQKQHFEDGGTFDQLYVPQAQ; this is translated from the coding sequence ATGAAGACTCATCACCCGCCCCTCACCGCGCCCCTGCTCACCGTGCTCCTGGCCGCCCTGTCCGTCTGGACGGGCTGTTCGAAGCCAGCCGCCGCGCCGTCCGACGCCGCCACCCTGCTCAACGTCTCGTACGATCCCACGCGCGAGCTCTACGCGGACCTCAACGCCGCTTTCGCCAGGCAATGGGAGGCGAAGACGGGGACCAAGCCCACCATCAAGCAGTCCCATGGCGGCTCGGGCAAGCAGGCGCGCGCCGTCATCGACGGGCTGGACGCGGACGTCGTGACGCTCGCGCTCGCGTACGACATCGACATGCTGCACGACAAGGCGCAGCTCCTGCCGGCCGACTGGCAGTCGCGCCTGCCCGAGCACAGCGCGCCGTACACGTCCACCATCGTCTTCGTGGTGCGCAAGGGCAATCCCCAGGGCATCCATGACTGGGAGGATCTGGTGCGCCCCGGCGTGTCCGTGATTACCCCCAATCCCAAGACGTCCGGAGGCGCGCGCTGGAACTACCTCGCCGCCTGGGGCCATGCGCTGCGCAAGTCCGGTGGAGACGAGGCCCAGGCGCGCCAGTACATCACCGCCCTGTTCAAGAACGTGCCCGTGCTGGACTCGGGCGCGCGCGGCGCCACCACCACCTTCGCCGAGCGCGAACTCGGGGACGTGCTGCTCGCGTGGGAGAACGAGGCCTATCTGCTCACCCAGGAGGTGGGCCCCGAGCGCTTCGAGATCATCACCCCCTCGGACAGCATCCTCGCCGAGCCGCCCGTGGCGATCGTGGACAAGAACGTGGACCGCAAGGGCACGCGCGCCCTGGCCGAGGCCTACCTGCGCTTCCTCTACACCGAGGAGGGACAGGAGATCGCCGCGAAGCACCACTACCGGCCGCGCTCGGCCCAGGCCGCCCAGAAGGCCGGCAAGAGCCTCGCCCCGGTGAAGCTCTTCACGCTCGAGGAGGTGGCGGGTGGCTGGAAGCAGGCGCAGAAGCAACACTTCGAGGACGGCGGCACGTTCGATCAACTCTACGTGCCCCAGGCCCAGTGA
- a CDS encoding aldo/keto reductase, with amino-acid sequence MRYNILGRTGLFVSELCLGTMNFGTNLGKYAAAGGLEERDALPLFARAFDAGINFVDTANVYASGQSEEITGRAIRSLGISRHDVIVATKVEHAVGTGPNDAGATRHHLLHQVKASLTRLGTDYIDLYQLHGWDPVTPLEETIRALDDLVRQGHVRYVGVSNWAAWQVVKALGIAERLNASPFQSFQGYYSLASRDLERELAPMLASERLALMVFSPLAGGFLTGKYQHGGNGRRSAIPFPPVDEARGERVLAAMDGVAAAHGVPLATIALAWLLHRRVVTSVILGAKRLAQLEDQLKAVDVTLSDDEIRTLTDASALSVEYPGWALRVNDAPREALLQTGRLPTED; translated from the coding sequence ATGCGGTACAACATTCTGGGACGGACCGGGCTGTTCGTGTCCGAACTGTGCCTCGGCACGATGAACTTCGGCACCAACCTCGGCAAATATGCCGCGGCTGGTGGGCTCGAGGAGCGCGACGCACTGCCGCTCTTCGCCCGCGCGTTCGATGCCGGCATCAACTTCGTCGACACCGCGAACGTCTATGCAAGCGGACAATCGGAGGAGATCACCGGCCGCGCGATCAGGTCGCTGGGCATCTCGCGCCATGATGTGATCGTCGCGACCAAGGTCGAGCACGCCGTCGGCACCGGTCCCAACGACGCGGGCGCGACACGTCACCACCTCCTGCATCAGGTGAAGGCGAGCCTGACGCGGCTCGGCACCGACTACATCGATCTCTACCAACTCCATGGCTGGGATCCAGTGACCCCGCTCGAGGAGACGATCCGCGCGCTCGATGATCTCGTGCGCCAGGGCCACGTCCGCTACGTCGGAGTCTCCAACTGGGCGGCGTGGCAGGTGGTCAAGGCACTGGGTATCGCCGAGCGGCTGAACGCGTCACCGTTCCAGAGCTTCCAGGGCTATTACTCGCTCGCCAGCCGCGACCTCGAACGCGAGCTCGCGCCGATGCTGGCCAGCGAGCGGCTGGCGCTGATGGTGTTCAGCCCGCTCGCCGGCGGCTTCCTGACCGGGAAGTACCAGCACGGCGGGAACGGCCGACGCAGCGCCATCCCCTTCCCGCCGGTCGACGAGGCGCGCGGCGAGCGCGTGCTCGCGGCGATGGATGGCGTCGCGGCCGCGCATGGCGTGCCGCTGGCGACCATCGCGCTCGCGTGGCTCTTGCATCGGCGCGTCGTGACCAGCGTCATCCTCGGTGCGAAGCGCCTCGCTCAGCTCGAGGACCAGCTCAAGGCCGTCGACGTCACGCTGTCGGACGACGAGATACGGACCCTGACCGACGCGAGCGCGCTGTCCGTCGAGTACCCCGGCTGGGCGCTGCGGGTGAACGACGCCCCACGCGAGGCACTGCTGCAAACCGGCCGCCTGCCGACCGAAGACTGA
- a CDS encoding alpha/beta hydrolase, with product MRFSRRGLTRWLVRVGSGLLLAGCGQADEAEPSSAMDSTGMALVKKHAPVGFEPTPCWFSLAPDQVEGETVRCGYVAVPEHHAQPEGKWIHLAVALFGNPEEVKAKDPVVLLEGGPGVRAAYLASTLTRERVEALAPDRQLIVFDQRGVGASQPALECWEVGMPYPDPLRRCSARLQGQGIDITAYNTQESAGDVEALRVALGFQHINLRGSAYGSRLAMEVLRRAPQRVRSAIVDSVLPPRDNLYLQAVPGFDRSLRKVFEVCAADAACNARYPSLEPLFSSVVQSLDARPLPVVFQTQEGRSGRMQVNGAIFVQFLHSFLQDPALLETLPAMLHALKEEQTTLLGNAIGASPVLTSFMRLSYGMHLSTLCREEVSATTPEAVTAGAAGALPELRGFFLPTQLDMFNTCAQWPAGTAEAAWYEPVVSKVPTLLLSGEFDPVTPPGLASAAVRPLKHGHHVVIAGGSHAVLSSHPCAADISRAFLRKPAVRPDTSCAAEGRIRFLVEPPATTAAQADGNEAR from the coding sequence ATGCGTTTCTCGAGAAGAGGGCTGACGCGTTGGCTGGTGCGGGTGGGAAGTGGGTTGCTGCTCGCGGGCTGCGGCCAGGCGGACGAGGCCGAGCCATCCTCCGCAATGGACAGCACTGGCATGGCCCTGGTGAAGAAGCACGCGCCAGTGGGCTTCGAGCCAACGCCGTGCTGGTTCTCGCTGGCACCTGACCAGGTGGAAGGCGAGACGGTGCGGTGCGGCTACGTCGCCGTCCCGGAGCACCACGCCCAGCCGGAGGGCAAGTGGATCCACCTCGCGGTGGCCCTCTTCGGAAACCCCGAGGAGGTGAAGGCGAAGGATCCGGTGGTGCTCCTGGAGGGAGGCCCGGGAGTTCGCGCCGCCTACCTCGCGAGCACCCTGACACGGGAGCGGGTGGAGGCCCTCGCCCCGGACCGGCAGCTCATCGTGTTCGACCAGCGCGGCGTCGGGGCGTCCCAGCCGGCGCTGGAGTGCTGGGAGGTCGGTATGCCGTATCCGGACCCGCTGCGCCGGTGCAGTGCGCGCCTGCAGGGCCAGGGCATTGACATCACGGCCTACAACACCCAGGAGAGCGCCGGGGACGTGGAGGCGCTCCGGGTCGCGCTGGGGTTCCAGCACATCAACCTCCGAGGCTCCGCCTACGGCTCGCGGCTGGCGATGGAGGTGCTCCGCCGGGCGCCCCAGCGCGTGCGAAGCGCCATCGTCGACTCGGTGCTGCCGCCGCGGGACAACCTCTACCTCCAGGCGGTGCCGGGCTTCGACCGCTCCCTGCGCAAGGTGTTCGAGGTCTGCGCCGCGGACGCGGCCTGCAACGCCCGCTATCCCTCGTTGGAGCCCCTCTTCTCCTCGGTGGTGCAGTCCCTCGACGCGCGGCCCCTCCCGGTGGTCTTCCAGACCCAGGAGGGCCGGAGTGGCCGCATGCAGGTGAACGGAGCCATCTTCGTCCAGTTCCTGCACAGCTTCCTCCAGGACCCGGCGCTTCTGGAGACGCTCCCCGCCATGCTCCACGCACTGAAGGAGGAGCAGACCACGCTGCTTGGCAACGCCATCGGCGCCTCGCCGGTGCTGACGTCGTTCATGCGTCTCAGCTACGGCATGCACCTCTCCACGCTGTGCCGCGAAGAGGTGTCCGCCACCACCCCCGAGGCGGTGACGGCGGGAGCGGCCGGGGCGCTGCCGGAGCTCCGGGGCTTCTTCCTGCCCACGCAGCTCGACATGTTCAACACCTGCGCCCAGTGGCCCGCGGGCACCGCGGAGGCTGCCTGGTACGAACCGGTGGTGTCCAAGGTGCCCACGCTGCTGCTCTCGGGAGAGTTCGACCCCGTCACCCCGCCGGGGCTGGCGAGCGCCGCGGTGCGGCCCCTCAAGCATGGCCACCACGTGGTCATCGCGGGCGGCTCTCACGCGGTGCTCTCCTCGCATCCCTGCGCGGCGGACATCTCCCGGGCGTTCCTGCGCAAGCCCGCGGTTCGGCCTGATACCTCCTGCGCGGCCGAGGGCCGCATCAGGTTCCTCGTCGAGCCCCCAGCCACCACCGCCGCCCAGGCGGATGGGAACGAGGCCCGGTAG